From one Catellatospora sp. IY07-71 genomic stretch:
- a CDS encoding macro domain-containing protein, whose protein sequence is MTADRVTSPLAVVLTDVNAKVVQAWRSAFADTPEVRIVQGSILDQHVDAWVSPTNSHGLMSGGVDAVVKRHLGAGIQLRVQRAIRDGFGGSLPIGSAVCVPSGAANPRFLISTPTMTQQSQNVRETLNTALACAAAFQAVHMQNEREPGSIGSVALVGMGAATGKVPPQVCANLMWAGYMLFQDSSFDSYDELRATVTEQLHDIERRPETERVRIAPPAARRRR, encoded by the coding sequence ATGACCGCTGACCGTGTGACCTCGCCCCTCGCCGTGGTGCTGACCGATGTGAACGCGAAGGTGGTGCAGGCCTGGCGCTCGGCGTTCGCCGACACCCCCGAGGTGCGGATCGTGCAGGGTTCGATCCTGGATCAGCACGTCGACGCGTGGGTCAGCCCGACCAACTCGCACGGCCTGATGAGCGGCGGTGTCGACGCGGTCGTCAAGCGGCACCTCGGCGCCGGGATCCAGCTGCGGGTGCAGCGGGCCATCCGGGACGGGTTCGGCGGGTCACTGCCGATCGGCAGCGCGGTGTGCGTGCCGTCCGGGGCGGCCAACCCGAGGTTCCTCATCTCCACGCCGACCATGACGCAGCAGTCGCAGAACGTCCGGGAGACCCTGAACACGGCCCTGGCCTGCGCCGCCGCCTTCCAGGCCGTGCACATGCAGAACGAGCGAGAGCCCGGCAGCATCGGCTCGGTCGCGCTGGTCGGCATGGGCGCGGCGACCGGCAAGGTCCCGCCGCAGGTGTGCGCGAACCTGATGTGGGCCGGCTACATGCTGTTCCAGGACAGCTCGTTCGACAGCTACGACGAGCTGCGCGCCACGGTCACCGAGCAGCTGCACGACATCGAGCGCCGCCCCGAGACCGAGCGGGTCCGCATCGCCCCGCCGGCCGCGCGCCGCCGTCGCTGA
- a CDS encoding ADP-ribosyltransferase domain-containing protein: MSDTPTTPDPNDPLGLAALFQGGGEPWLPLLKPVIEAQPAAHTFIGPGRSSKVVPVRELTFQALKPNPPHKWKVVVFGQNPYPRPESATGIAMFDNTFHNWDDSQFGKVISIRCIIKAAAMWKHGIPKKTPIADIRALLRKHDTVQPPEWFQAMLTQGVLLLNASLTASSDGAMATDQHTGFWKPTVEKIVEEILKAKQDADEADRGVVFAWWGAHARNLKNVVVRLQKKYPGVEVRHIDHPNPAAQGDIFCDGDHFGLVNAALRALGTDEIDWLPAKGWSAGAAGGGGTEPGTADRMGAFIASTMELHKLYLERLESVKDEGLALPEITGVFDTPLLDFREAVAPAAKVLSGLGWHVTRSHDFGVQHAEGTGLSADEAAALYLYTCESAFYRQINAALRHPDRTRIVPYLPYLRLLFSAVSQLPARTEPVWRGVRLDLRSQYPLGETVTWWGVSSCTSKLSVAEAFMGRSGRRTLFEVTPARAVGIRRFSAFTGEEEFLLSPGTQLKVTDVTSERGGLCTVKLTELADQGMVR, encoded by the coding sequence ATGAGCGACACCCCGACGACACCCGACCCGAACGACCCGCTCGGGCTGGCCGCACTGTTCCAGGGCGGCGGTGAGCCGTGGCTGCCGCTGCTCAAGCCGGTCATCGAGGCGCAGCCGGCGGCGCACACCTTCATCGGGCCGGGCCGCAGCTCGAAGGTCGTCCCGGTGCGGGAGCTGACGTTCCAGGCGCTCAAGCCGAACCCGCCGCACAAGTGGAAGGTCGTCGTCTTCGGGCAGAACCCCTACCCGCGGCCGGAGAGCGCCACCGGCATCGCCATGTTCGACAACACCTTCCACAACTGGGACGACAGCCAGTTCGGCAAGGTGATCAGCATCCGCTGCATCATCAAGGCCGCGGCGATGTGGAAGCACGGCATCCCCAAGAAGACGCCGATCGCCGACATCCGCGCGCTGCTGCGCAAGCACGACACCGTGCAGCCGCCCGAGTGGTTCCAGGCCATGCTCACCCAGGGTGTGCTGCTGCTGAACGCCTCCCTCACCGCCAGCAGCGACGGCGCGATGGCCACCGACCAGCACACCGGGTTCTGGAAGCCGACCGTCGAGAAGATCGTCGAGGAGATCCTGAAGGCCAAGCAGGACGCCGACGAGGCCGACCGCGGCGTGGTCTTCGCCTGGTGGGGCGCGCACGCCCGCAACCTGAAGAACGTCGTGGTACGCCTGCAGAAGAAGTACCCCGGCGTCGAGGTCCGCCACATCGACCACCCGAACCCGGCCGCGCAGGGCGACATCTTCTGCGACGGCGACCACTTCGGCCTGGTCAACGCCGCGCTGCGGGCGCTGGGCACCGACGAGATCGACTGGCTGCCCGCCAAGGGCTGGAGTGCTGGGGCGGCGGGCGGCGGCGGGACCGAGCCCGGCACGGCCGACCGGATGGGCGCGTTCATCGCCTCCACCATGGAGCTGCACAAGCTCTACCTGGAGCGGCTGGAGAGCGTCAAGGACGAGGGCCTGGCGCTGCCCGAGATCACCGGCGTGTTCGACACCCCGCTGCTGGACTTCCGCGAGGCCGTCGCACCGGCGGCGAAGGTGCTGTCGGGCCTGGGCTGGCACGTGACGCGCTCGCACGACTTCGGCGTCCAGCACGCGGAGGGGACCGGCCTGTCCGCCGACGAGGCCGCCGCGCTGTACCTCTACACCTGCGAGTCGGCCTTCTACCGGCAGATCAACGCCGCGCTGCGCCACCCGGACCGCACCCGGATCGTGCCGTACCTGCCCTACCTGCGTCTGCTCTTCTCCGCCGTGTCGCAGCTGCCGGCCCGCACCGAGCCGGTCTGGCGCGGCGTACGCCTCGACCTGCGCTCGCAGTACCCGCTTGGGGAGACGGTGACCTGGTGGGGCGTGTCCTCCTGCACGTCGAAGCTCAGCGTGGCCGAGGCGTTCATGGGCCGCAGCGGCAGGCGCACGCTGTTCGAGGTGACCCCGGCGCGGGCGGTCGGCATCCGCCGGTTCTCGGCGTTCACGGGTGAGGAGGAGTTCCTGCTGTCGCCTGGCACCCAGCTCAAGGTCACCGACGTGACCAGCGAGCGCGGCGGCCTGTGCACGGTGAAGCTCACCGAGCTCGCCGACCAGGGCATGGTGCGTTGA
- a CDS encoding DUF952 domain-containing protein, whose translation MVIYKILLPSEWAEFQAKGEFVGSAHDLRDGFVHLSSRDQVAETARRVFSAEPELIVAAVDTDAVAPWLRWEESASRGASFPHVYAPLPLSAVGEVYHVAGATEIDTALPPAD comes from the coding sequence GTGGTGATTTACAAGATCCTGCTGCCGTCCGAGTGGGCGGAGTTCCAGGCCAAGGGCGAGTTTGTGGGCTCGGCGCACGACCTGCGCGACGGGTTCGTCCACCTGTCCAGCCGCGACCAGGTGGCCGAGACCGCGCGGCGGGTGTTCTCGGCCGAGCCGGAGCTGATCGTCGCGGCCGTGGACACCGACGCGGTCGCGCCGTGGCTGCGCTGGGAGGAGTCGGCGAGCCGGGGCGCGAGCTTCCCGCACGTGTACGCGCCGCTGCCGCTCAGCGCCGTGGGCGAGGTGTACCACGTGGCGGGTGCGACGGAGATCGACACGGCCCTGCCGCCCGCGGACTGA
- a CDS encoding S9 family peptidase, whose product MRQLFDDPLFETFAERALMTTTRGGAEYGEVAAIAAQIGPGDVDGWHRAWSGYAEQVFGWGEESRAAGHRVSAREAYLRASTYFRASFTPLFGEPVDPRLTAAFAREQEAFGRFAALASRPVQPVRVPYEHTSLPGYFCRVDDTDRVRPTLIAVNGYDSSVHEMYWAQAVPALRRGYHCLLVDGPGQGGALIEQQLRLRPDWEAVLRQVVDFALARPGVDGDRLAVMGWSLGGYLAPRGASGEPRVAALVADPGMWDTAGTVSRMLPEPLRDRFPDVDPAELEPLLQEAVQDPMTRWKLQQRGLWVHGLPTLGDLVVDLGRRYRLSDVADRIACPTLLTAAEGDPLAGGTRSLYDALTCPKTLVRFTAAEGAQGHCEGWNRSRFDQRVFDWLDEVLRQRP is encoded by the coding sequence ATGCGGCAGCTGTTCGACGATCCGCTGTTCGAGACGTTCGCCGAGCGGGCGCTGATGACGACGACCCGCGGCGGGGCGGAGTACGGCGAGGTCGCCGCGATCGCCGCGCAGATCGGACCGGGCGACGTCGACGGCTGGCACCGGGCCTGGAGCGGGTACGCCGAGCAGGTGTTCGGGTGGGGCGAGGAGAGCCGGGCGGCCGGGCACCGGGTGAGCGCACGGGAGGCGTACCTGCGCGCCTCCACCTACTTCCGGGCCTCGTTCACGCCGCTGTTCGGCGAGCCGGTGGACCCCCGGCTGACCGCCGCGTTCGCCCGCGAGCAGGAGGCGTTCGGCAGGTTCGCCGCGTTGGCGAGCCGCCCGGTGCAGCCGGTGCGGGTGCCGTACGAGCACACCTCGCTGCCGGGCTATTTCTGCCGGGTCGACGACACGGACCGGGTGCGCCCGACCCTGATCGCGGTCAACGGCTACGACTCCAGCGTGCACGAGATGTACTGGGCGCAGGCGGTCCCGGCCCTGCGCCGGGGATACCACTGCCTGCTGGTCGACGGCCCCGGCCAGGGCGGCGCGCTGATCGAGCAGCAGCTGCGGCTGCGGCCGGACTGGGAGGCGGTGCTGCGCCAGGTCGTGGACTTCGCGCTGGCCCGGCCGGGGGTCGACGGCGACCGGCTCGCGGTGATGGGCTGGAGCCTGGGCGGCTACCTGGCGCCGCGCGGGGCGAGCGGCGAGCCGCGGGTGGCCGCGCTGGTCGCCGACCCCGGCATGTGGGACACCGCCGGCACCGTCAGCCGGATGCTGCCGGAGCCGCTGCGGGACAGGTTCCCCGACGTGGACCCGGCGGAGCTGGAGCCGCTGTTGCAGGAGGCCGTGCAGGATCCGATGACGCGCTGGAAGCTCCAGCAGCGCGGGCTGTGGGTGCACGGCCTGCCGACGCTCGGTGATCTCGTCGTCGACCTGGGCCGCCGTTACCGCCTGTCGGACGTGGCCGACCGGATCGCCTGCCCGACGCTGCTGACGGCGGCCGAGGGCGACCCGCTGGCCGGTGGCACGCGGTCGCTCTATGACGCGCTGACCTGCCCGAAGACGCTCGTCCGGTTCACCGCCGCGGAGGGCGCGCAGGGGCACTGCGAGGGCTGGAACCGCTCGCGCTTCGACCAGCGGGTCTTCGACTGGCTCGACGAGGTGCTGCGGCAGCGGCCGTGA
- a CDS encoding general stress protein yields MTTPGDRGQSVPIQPVDPTRAMVTVATYPEYADAQRAMDYLSDNNFPVEHSAIVGTNLRMVEQVLGRMTTGKATLYGIGAGAWFGLFIGLLFAIFVPRAWLTMILTAVLIGAIWGAIFGAIAHAMTRGKRDFTAARSLQASEYGISVNAQYAEQAQQLLARLGAQPLTT; encoded by the coding sequence ATGACCACACCAGGGGATCGGGGACAGAGTGTCCCCATCCAGCCGGTGGACCCGACCCGCGCGATGGTGACCGTCGCGACGTACCCGGAGTACGCCGACGCGCAGCGGGCGATGGATTACCTGTCGGACAACAACTTCCCGGTCGAGCACAGCGCGATCGTCGGCACCAACCTGCGCATGGTCGAGCAGGTGCTGGGCCGCATGACCACGGGCAAGGCCACGCTCTACGGCATCGGCGCCGGGGCCTGGTTCGGCCTGTTCATCGGCCTGCTGTTCGCGATCTTCGTGCCGCGGGCCTGGCTGACCATGATCCTGACCGCGGTGTTGATCGGCGCGATCTGGGGTGCCATCTTCGGCGCCATCGCGCACGCGATGACCCGGGGCAAGCGCGACTTCACGGCCGCGCGGTCACTGCAGGCGAGCGAGTACGGCATCAGCGTCAACGCGCAGTACGCCGAGCAGGCGCAGCAGCTGCTGGCCAGGCTCGGTGCGCAGCCGCTGACCACCTGA
- a CDS encoding VWA domain-containing protein, whose product MHLSAHLDVDVIAVETDDRLSVLIELTAPPAPAADGPRPPSTLQVVLDRSGSMHGDRIEGAKTALLGLIDRLDPADHFGLVAFNNQVEVTVPAGPLKDKLAVKRAIADLHARGGTDLSAGYLRGLQEARRVAGAGGATVLLVSDGHANAGVTDPEQLGGVAAKAYAERITSSTLGFGLGYDERLLAAIARGGNGNELFAEEADTAGALIAGEVGGLLAQTAQAASLLIKVAPQVRGVQVVNDLPVTTTGDAVLAELGSFYAAETRKILLTFDIPAIPALGLAEVATCEFTWVELPSLTQHTVTVPLHVNVVPGDQAAGRIPDPAVRTELMYLQVQQAKRRASRHLSANEAGAALDEIRKARRSVLDAMEDAPDHLRADLAEEVSSLTYLAEQTEQGSIARAAKYSSSDASYKSRSRGRALPPNDERR is encoded by the coding sequence TTGCACCTGTCCGCGCACCTGGACGTCGACGTCATCGCCGTCGAGACCGACGACCGGCTGTCGGTGCTCATCGAACTCACCGCCCCGCCCGCGCCCGCGGCCGATGGGCCGCGGCCGCCGTCCACGTTGCAGGTGGTGCTCGACCGCAGCGGCTCCATGCACGGCGACCGCATCGAGGGCGCCAAGACCGCGCTGCTCGGCCTCATCGACCGGCTGGACCCGGCGGACCACTTCGGGCTGGTCGCGTTCAACAACCAGGTCGAGGTGACCGTCCCGGCCGGACCGCTGAAGGACAAGCTCGCGGTCAAGCGCGCGATCGCCGACCTGCACGCGCGCGGCGGCACCGACCTGTCCGCCGGATACCTGCGCGGGCTCCAGGAGGCCAGACGGGTGGCGGGCGCCGGCGGGGCGACCGTGCTGCTGGTCTCCGACGGGCACGCCAACGCCGGGGTCACCGACCCGGAGCAGCTCGGCGGCGTCGCCGCGAAGGCGTACGCGGAGCGCATCACGTCGTCGACGCTGGGCTTCGGCCTCGGCTACGACGAGCGGCTGCTCGCGGCGATCGCGCGCGGCGGCAACGGCAACGAGCTGTTCGCCGAGGAGGCCGACACCGCCGGGGCGCTCATCGCGGGCGAGGTCGGCGGGCTGCTCGCGCAGACCGCGCAGGCCGCGTCGCTGCTGATCAAGGTCGCGCCGCAGGTGCGCGGGGTGCAGGTGGTCAACGACCTGCCGGTCACCACCACGGGCGACGCGGTGCTGGCCGAGCTGGGCAGCTTCTACGCCGCCGAGACCCGCAAGATCCTGCTGACCTTCGACATCCCGGCGATCCCGGCGCTCGGCCTGGCCGAGGTCGCCACGTGCGAGTTCACCTGGGTCGAGCTGCCCAGCCTCACCCAGCACACGGTGACCGTGCCGCTGCACGTCAACGTGGTGCCCGGCGACCAGGCAGCCGGCCGCATCCCCGACCCGGCGGTCCGCACCGAGCTGATGTACCTGCAGGTCCAGCAGGCCAAGCGGCGCGCCTCCCGGCACCTGAGCGCCAACGAGGCCGGCGCGGCGCTCGACGAGATCCGCAAGGCTCGCCGCAGCGTGCTGGACGCGATGGAGGACGCGCCCGATCACCTGCGCGCCGACCTCGCCGAGGAGGTCTCCTCGCTGACCTACCTGGCCGAGCAGACCGAGCAGGGCAGCATCGCGCGCGCCGCGAAGTACTCGTCGTCGGACGCGTCGTACAAGTCGCGCAGCCGGGGCCGGGCGCTGCCGCCGAACGACGAGCGCCGGTGA
- a CDS encoding DUF2945 domain-containing protein: protein MGRKAFRKGDKVTWRSHGQSVHGEVAEKITERTEEAGRTVAASAEDPQYHVTSDKSGRDAVHKPEALRHER, encoded by the coding sequence ATGGGTAGGAAGGCGTTCCGCAAGGGCGACAAGGTGACCTGGCGCAGCCATGGGCAGAGCGTGCACGGCGAGGTCGCGGAGAAGATCACCGAACGCACCGAGGAGGCCGGCCGCACCGTCGCCGCGTCGGCCGAAGATCCGCAGTACCACGTCACGAGCGACAAGTCCGGCCGGGACGCGGTGCACAAGCCGGAGGCGCTGCGCCATGAGCGATGA
- a CDS encoding DUF998 domain-containing protein gives MPSTALARPLAAAGIAAVLLGMLAVAALHVLPPTAEISPVRRTISEYALHETAWVFNLGVLVLALGSLAVSAALAYAGQVRIASVAGLGLLLWSLGLAAVVYFPKHNWAVGPSLDGHLHRVASLVAFLSLPVGALLLVFTRRRDARRRADVWLTALPALAALAMFGVIIGAFLLQPYTGVAWWRAIPLGAVERGLAVFEVLTVLALGRWAWRAATDDRKGTFLTDVR, from the coding sequence ATGCCCTCCACCGCGCTCGCCCGCCCGCTCGCCGCCGCCGGGATCGCTGCCGTCCTGCTCGGCATGCTGGCCGTCGCCGCGCTGCACGTGCTGCCGCCGACCGCGGAGATCAGCCCGGTCCGGCGCACCATCAGCGAGTACGCCCTGCACGAGACCGCCTGGGTGTTCAACCTCGGGGTGCTCGTGCTGGCGCTCGGGTCCCTGGCGGTGTCGGCCGCGCTCGCGTACGCCGGGCAGGTCCGCATCGCCTCCGTCGCGGGCCTGGGCCTGCTGCTGTGGTCGCTGGGGCTGGCGGCGGTGGTCTACTTCCCGAAGCACAACTGGGCCGTGGGCCCGTCGCTGGACGGGCACCTGCACCGCGTCGCCAGCCTGGTCGCGTTCCTGAGCCTGCCGGTCGGCGCGCTGCTGCTCGTGTTCACCCGGCGCCGCGACGCCCGCCGCCGCGCCGACGTGTGGCTGACCGCGCTGCCCGCGCTCGCGGCCCTGGCCATGTTCGGCGTGATCATCGGGGCGTTCCTGCTCCAGCCGTACACCGGCGTCGCCTGGTGGCGGGCCATCCCGCTGGGCGCGGTCGAGCGCGGCCTGGCCGTCTTCGAGGTGCTGACCGTGCTCGCCCTGGGCCGCTGGGCCTGGCGCGCCGCCACCGACGACAGGAAGGGCACCTTCTTAACGGACGTCCGCTAA
- a CDS encoding lysylphosphatidylglycerol synthase transmembrane domain-containing protein, translated as MSQPPPAEDILDTPSGTDDEPPAARARPGWQRWLRRLLPVAVILLALLTIRDRVPGLDEIWPVLTGGDLTWLGIALAAEWVSLSMFARQQVRLLRGVGTRVSLRSALAVTYSRSAIASSLPAGSALSAAFGYQSYRRWGADRDSATAVVLLSNLSTFAALALLYLVGFLIVLLSSPAAAEQTHPAAAALTLATATSIAALAVRRRIRHRTGATRTSGSCAARVADRTRAVVDGDRPVTRLRHRLARLGEQLANVVAVSTTIPARDRLGALGYAAANWAADLACLAAVAQAFRLPLDLLQLGTIYVVVQLVRQIPISPGGLGVIEASLLTALTTAGSDEATATAVVIGYRLLSCWLIIPVGLTTWAVLRRTAPAAPLPAT; from the coding sequence GTGAGCCAGCCCCCGCCGGCCGAGGACATCCTCGACACCCCCAGTGGCACGGACGACGAGCCCCCCGCGGCCCGCGCCCGGCCGGGCTGGCAACGCTGGCTCCGGCGGCTGCTCCCGGTCGCGGTGATCCTGCTGGCCCTGCTCACCATCCGCGACCGCGTGCCCGGCCTGGACGAGATCTGGCCCGTGCTCACCGGCGGTGACCTGACCTGGCTGGGCATCGCGCTGGCCGCCGAGTGGGTGTCGCTGTCCATGTTCGCCCGGCAGCAGGTCCGGCTGCTGCGCGGCGTCGGCACCAGGGTGTCCCTGCGCAGCGCGCTGGCCGTCACCTACAGCCGCTCGGCCATCGCCAGCAGCCTGCCCGCGGGCTCGGCCCTGTCGGCCGCGTTCGGATACCAGTCCTACCGGCGCTGGGGCGCCGACCGCGATTCCGCCACGGCCGTCGTGCTGCTGTCCAACCTGTCCACGTTCGCCGCGCTGGCCCTGCTCTACCTGGTCGGCTTCCTGATCGTGCTGCTGTCCTCCCCCGCCGCGGCCGAGCAGACGCACCCCGCCGCCGCGGCGCTCACCCTGGCGACCGCGACCTCGATCGCCGCGCTGGCCGTCCGGCGGCGGATCCGGCACCGCACCGGCGCCACGCGCACCAGCGGAAGCTGCGCGGCGAGGGTCGCGGACCGCACCCGCGCGGTGGTGGACGGCGACAGGCCGGTCACCCGGCTGCGGCACCGGCTCGCCCGGCTCGGCGAGCAGCTGGCCAACGTGGTCGCGGTCAGCACCACCATCCCGGCCCGCGACCGCCTCGGCGCGCTCGGCTACGCCGCAGCGAACTGGGCCGCCGACCTGGCCTGCCTGGCCGCCGTCGCGCAGGCGTTCCGGCTGCCGCTGGACCTGCTCCAGCTCGGCACGATCTACGTCGTGGTCCAGCTGGTCCGGCAGATCCCGATCAGCCCCGGCGGCCTCGGCGTGATCGAGGCCAGCCTGCTGACCGCGCTGACCACCGCGGGCTCGGACGAGGCCACCGCGACGGCCGTCGTCATCGGATACCGCCTGCTGTCCTGCTGGCTGATCATCCCGGTGGGCCTGACCACGTGGGCGGTCCTGCGCCGCACGGCACCCGCCGCCCCGCTACCCGCGACCTGA
- a CDS encoding TetR/AcrR family transcriptional regulator has protein sequence MEATTTLRERKKEATRQALHEATLRLALERGLDAVTVDAVADEAGVSRRTFSNYFANKEDALLHGDRVRVTRLLERLRARPLTEPPWQALTEATAAHHAAIGEVDPNWLAQVRLLRRHPALLAQQTAAQNALELELAAEIAARDPGHRDEPMRSRVMAAVFLVTMRTATGLWAEQPGGVSLGEAVRAGLDRAAERFA, from the coding sequence GTGGAAGCGACGACGACGCTGCGCGAGCGCAAGAAGGAAGCCACCCGGCAGGCGCTGCACGAGGCGACCCTGCGGCTGGCCCTGGAACGCGGCCTGGACGCGGTGACCGTCGACGCCGTGGCCGACGAGGCGGGCGTGTCCCGCCGTACGTTCTCCAACTACTTCGCCAACAAGGAGGACGCCCTCCTGCACGGCGACCGGGTGCGGGTCACCCGCCTGCTGGAGCGCCTGCGCGCCCGCCCGCTCACCGAGCCGCCCTGGCAGGCGCTGACCGAGGCGACCGCCGCGCACCACGCCGCCATCGGCGAGGTGGACCCGAACTGGCTGGCCCAGGTCCGGCTGCTGCGCCGCCACCCGGCGCTGCTCGCCCAGCAGACCGCCGCGCAGAACGCGCTGGAGCTGGAGCTCGCCGCCGAGATCGCCGCGCGCGATCCCGGTCATCGCGACGAGCCGATGCGCTCCCGGGTCATGGCCGCGGTGTTCCTGGTGACCATGCGCACCGCCACCGGCCTGTGGGCCGAGCAGCCGGGCGGCGTCTCGCTCGGCGAGGCCGTCCGCGCCGGGCTGGACCGCGCCGCCGAGCGCTTCGCCTAG
- a CDS encoding universal stress protein has translation MDIPQQRAGVEHYGPAAARCEFERGTDGPRLIMVGVDGSPTSERAASYAAGLARRQRSRLAVVFVGTTTSLVGALYGQAAAAAADTNDELAEVLRAAAKQGAEEMGVPITFIVRRGDPYTELRDTADQLKADMLVVGASAQAGHRFIGSVATRLVKQGRWPVVVVP, from the coding sequence GTGGACATTCCGCAGCAGCGCGCCGGGGTCGAGCACTACGGCCCGGCCGCGGCGCGCTGCGAGTTCGAGCGGGGCACCGACGGCCCCCGGCTGATCATGGTGGGCGTGGACGGCAGCCCCACCTCCGAGCGCGCCGCCTCGTACGCGGCCGGCCTGGCCCGCCGCCAGCGCAGCCGGCTCGCCGTGGTGTTCGTGGGGACGACCACGAGCCTGGTCGGCGCGCTCTACGGCCAGGCCGCGGCGGCCGCCGCCGACACCAACGACGAGCTGGCCGAGGTGCTGCGCGCGGCGGCGAAGCAGGGCGCCGAGGAGATGGGCGTGCCGATCACGTTCATCGTCCGGCGCGGTGACCCGTACACCGAACTGCGCGACACCGCCGACCAGCTCAAGGCCGACATGCTCGTGGTCGGCGCCTCGGCCCAGGCCGGCCACCGCTTCATCGGCTCCGTCGCCACCCGCCTCGTCAAGCAGGGCCGCTGGCCCGTGGTCGTGGTCCCCTGA
- a CDS encoding cytochrome P450 — MTGMLETNVPSYPFGNDGLDPLLPHFAENGDGVGQVRLPTGQRALMFTRHDHIRELLRSPHFSSDFTRPGFPLIRPLAEDMPRPDGSLIRMDPPEHTKFRRMLTPEFMIKNMRPLEPLIRQTVVDAIERLRAAGQPADLVEHFALPVPSMVICHLLGVPYADHDYFQERSRTLLAWKTPPEQARAAIEDLRGYLAGLIEKRRRDPGDDLISRLATERLAAGELTVDELVGLSTLLLIAGHETTSNMLGLSTMVLLQQPDQLRQLRERPELVDDTVEELLRYLTIVRTGLTRVAVGDTVIGGHAVKAGDGVIALLSAANRDEDVFPDGEEFDLHRGSHQHMAFGFGIHQCIGQPLARAELRIALAELFARLPALALAIDPADVEYRDAVVFGVQRLPVTW; from the coding sequence ATGACCGGCATGCTGGAGACGAACGTCCCGTCCTACCCGTTCGGCAACGACGGGCTCGATCCGCTGCTGCCGCACTTCGCCGAGAACGGCGACGGCGTCGGGCAGGTGCGACTGCCCACGGGGCAGCGGGCGCTCATGTTCACCCGGCACGACCACATCCGCGAGCTGCTGCGCAGCCCCCACTTCTCCAGCGACTTCACCCGGCCGGGTTTCCCGCTGATCCGTCCGCTGGCCGAGGACATGCCCCGGCCGGACGGCTCACTGATCCGGATGGACCCGCCCGAGCACACGAAGTTCCGGCGGATGCTCACGCCCGAATTCATGATCAAGAACATGCGGCCGCTGGAGCCGCTGATCCGGCAGACCGTCGTCGACGCCATCGAACGGCTGCGGGCCGCCGGGCAGCCGGCCGACCTCGTCGAGCACTTCGCGCTGCCGGTGCCGTCGATGGTCATCTGCCACCTGCTCGGTGTGCCGTACGCCGACCACGACTACTTCCAGGAGCGCAGCCGCACGCTGCTGGCGTGGAAGACACCGCCCGAGCAGGCCCGTGCCGCGATCGAGGACCTCCGCGGTTATCTGGCGGGGCTGATCGAGAAGCGCCGCCGTGACCCCGGCGACGATCTCATCAGCCGCCTCGCCACCGAGCGGCTCGCCGCCGGCGAGCTGACCGTCGACGAGCTGGTCGGGCTGTCCACGCTGCTGCTCATCGCCGGGCACGAGACGACGTCGAACATGCTCGGCCTGAGCACGATGGTGCTGCTCCAGCAGCCCGATCAGCTGCGGCAGCTGCGCGAGCGGCCCGAACTGGTGGACGACACCGTCGAGGAGCTGCTGCGCTATCTGACCATCGTGCGCACGGGCCTGACCCGGGTCGCGGTCGGCGACACCGTCATCGGCGGCCATGCCGTCAAGGCGGGGGACGGGGTGATCGCCCTGCTCTCGGCGGCCAACCGGGACGAGGACGTGTTCCCGGACGGGGAGGAGTTCGACCTGCATCGGGGCTCGCACCAGCACATGGCGTTCGGGTTCGGCATCCACCAGTGCATCGGGCAGCCGCTGGCGCGCGCGGAGCTGCGGATCGCGCTCGCGGAGCTGTTCGCGCGGCTGCCGGCGCTGGCACTGGCGATCGACCCGGCCGACGTCGAGTACCGCGACGCGGTGGTGTTCGGCGTGCAGCGGCTGCCGGTGACCTGGTGA
- a CDS encoding ferredoxin, which yields MIDGLRVVVDRDACCGSGNCVRTAPEAFDQDDAEGLVVLRQPEPPERLHGAVREAAYNCPAGAIEVVEQRPGGAA from the coding sequence GTGATCGACGGGCTGCGGGTCGTCGTGGACCGCGACGCGTGCTGCGGGTCGGGCAACTGCGTGCGCACCGCGCCCGAGGCGTTCGACCAAGACGATGCCGAGGGGCTGGTCGTGCTGCGCCAGCCCGAGCCGCCGGAACGGCTGCACGGGGCGGTGCGGGAGGCGGCGTACAACTGCCCGGCCGGTGCCATCGAGGTGGTCGAGCAGCGTCCGGGTGGTGCGGCTTGA